In one window of Micromonospora cathayae DNA:
- a CDS encoding GNAT family N-acetyltransferase translates to MSEPSRTPTRIRPMRAADADPVLAVYQAGLDGGQASFETEAPRWAAFDAARHPDHRYVAVDPADQVLGWVAVSPVSSRPVYAGVVEHSVYVAPRAAGRGVGRALLTTLIESTEAAGIWTIQSGVFPENAASLAVHRAVGFRVVGVRERVGQHRGRWRDVVLIERRSPRIG, encoded by the coding sequence ATGTCCGAACCGTCCCGCACCCCGACCCGGATCCGCCCGATGCGCGCGGCCGACGCCGACCCGGTCCTGGCGGTCTACCAGGCCGGGCTGGACGGCGGCCAGGCGAGCTTCGAGACCGAGGCACCCCGCTGGGCCGCGTTCGACGCCGCCCGGCACCCCGACCACCGGTACGTCGCCGTCGACCCGGCCGACCAGGTGCTCGGCTGGGTGGCGGTCTCCCCGGTCTCCAGCCGCCCGGTGTACGCGGGAGTGGTCGAGCACTCCGTCTACGTCGCGCCCCGGGCCGCCGGGCGCGGTGTCGGACGGGCCCTGTTGACCACCCTGATCGAATCCACCGAGGCCGCCGGCATCTGGACCATCCAGTCCGGTGTCTTCCCGGAGAACGCGGCCAGCCTCGCCGTGCACCGCGCGGTCGGGTTCCGGGTGGTCGGCGTCCGGGAACGGGTCGGGCAGCACCGGGGCCGCTGGCGGGACGTGGTGCTGATCGAGCGCCGCAGCCCCCGGATCGGCTGA
- a CDS encoding low temperature requirement protein A → MPFAAAQPPVPEGARERVADPERPGRVTLLELFFDLAYVVALALVSAELFQSVSRHDETTHGLVPAISWHQVLHAPILLMALWWVWAITTTTANLNAPQGQPVKLLLPAAMAGVLLMATAVPHAFDNRGLTFALGYVAIHLVRGAILIYTTRHDAPVCTRELRVTTWFTVSGAFWIAGGLVGDGKREACWLIALAIDYSGLRLAYPVPGLGPVPLAQRAVTAEHLSERYQQFFTIALGDCVLVIGTLFSSAHSQRQDLTAFTIAFLTTVLMWRVYVHRSGALLPVAIRMAANPSRFLHTAPYTHLLLVAGVVTTAAGFDLILHNPAGRTPPGWVAVLLGGPAIFLVGRAVFEYEVFSRVSSSRPGGLLVLLALAPWTFFLPPVVTAAAAMLVLAGVAVADTRRSWGRPPEQPAPPA, encoded by the coding sequence GTGCCGTTCGCCGCAGCACAGCCGCCCGTCCCGGAAGGCGCCCGGGAACGGGTCGCCGACCCGGAACGACCGGGCCGGGTCACCCTGCTGGAACTCTTCTTCGACCTGGCCTACGTGGTCGCCCTCGCCCTGGTGTCGGCCGAACTGTTCCAGAGCGTCAGCCGACACGACGAGACGACCCACGGCCTCGTTCCCGCCATCAGCTGGCACCAGGTCCTCCACGCCCCGATCCTGCTGATGGCGCTCTGGTGGGTCTGGGCCATCACCACCACCACCGCCAACCTGAACGCCCCCCAGGGCCAACCCGTCAAACTGCTGCTGCCGGCGGCCATGGCCGGCGTCCTGCTGATGGCCACCGCCGTCCCGCACGCCTTCGACAACCGGGGACTCACCTTCGCGCTCGGATACGTGGCGATCCACCTCGTCCGCGGCGCCATCCTCATCTACACCACCCGCCACGACGCCCCGGTCTGCACCCGCGAACTACGGGTCACCACCTGGTTCACCGTCTCCGGCGCGTTCTGGATCGCCGGCGGACTCGTCGGCGACGGAAAACGCGAAGCCTGCTGGCTGATCGCCCTCGCCATCGACTACTCCGGCCTCCGGCTGGCCTACCCCGTACCCGGCCTCGGCCCGGTGCCCCTCGCCCAGCGCGCCGTCACCGCCGAACACCTCTCCGAGCGGTACCAGCAGTTCTTCACCATCGCCCTCGGCGACTGCGTCCTGGTCATCGGCACACTGTTCAGCAGCGCCCACTCCCAACGACAGGACCTCACCGCCTTCACCATCGCCTTCCTCACCACCGTGCTGATGTGGCGCGTCTACGTACACCGCTCCGGAGCGCTGCTCCCCGTCGCCATCCGGATGGCCGCCAACCCGAGCCGGTTCCTGCACACCGCCCCGTACACGCACCTGCTGCTGGTCGCCGGCGTGGTGACCACCGCCGCCGGCTTCGACCTCATCCTGCACAACCCGGCCGGACGCACCCCACCGGGCTGGGTGGCGGTCCTGCTGGGCGGACCGGCGATCTTCCTCGTCGGCCGGGCCGTCTTCGAGTACGAGGTGTTCAGCCGGGTGTCGAGCTCCCGACCCGGCGGCCTGCTGGTCCTGCTCGCTCTCGCCCCGTGGACGTTCTTCCTCCCCCCGGTGGTCACCGCCGCCGCGGCGATGCTGGTGCTCGCCGGCGTCGCCGTCGCCGACACCCGACGCAGTTGGGGCCGCCCACCGGAACAGCCGGCCCCACCGGCCTGA
- a CDS encoding helix-hairpin-helix domain-containing protein, with protein sequence MAWTFGHTLLLVLALAGGAAAGWAARGRRSTDHTPARTAPTPTTPRSTSPTPATTTVDQPTPPPAAPATPSGTSTSTDERGDTSETAPVPDAEATTRTPATSVPSPDPLTTPETPTTADVSADPPTTAEAPVDTPTADHTATPVREPEPTATTPLTATIEPEPTATSTPATTTEAKPTVTTEPEPTATTQAGPGVTIEPELAATTEAEPAPQVIPDEPDTPTGQPTADTAAPAAPIETAETTAPLETTVPVDTTAPVVPAGTPETPEAAETPQTAGTPEAAEGSAPAPTVPTEEPATGPTPGPGPGPGPGPETAPTTPTAAQDSTIPQPDDVPPPTPTGQATDTITPPPPTVPAPRSSDESATRDDFRRIQGIGPKIATALDSAGIRTYRQLADLDETALRELIRAAGLRSAPGLASWPQQARLLAAAPAETEKIMPAPSTP encoded by the coding sequence GTGGCGTGGACTTTCGGGCACACACTGTTACTCGTTCTGGCACTGGCGGGCGGCGCGGCCGCCGGTTGGGCGGCGCGCGGCCGCCGAAGCACCGACCACACACCGGCACGGACCGCCCCCACCCCCACCACCCCCCGGTCGACCAGCCCCACCCCGGCGACCACCACCGTCGACCAGCCGACACCACCCCCGGCGGCCCCGGCCACCCCGAGCGGCACCAGCACCAGCACCGACGAACGCGGCGACACGTCCGAGACCGCCCCGGTCCCGGACGCGGAGGCGACCACGCGGACACCCGCCACGTCAGTGCCCAGTCCGGACCCGCTGACCACCCCGGAAACGCCGACCACCGCGGACGTATCCGCCGACCCGCCGACCACCGCGGAAGCACCCGTGGACACGCCCACCGCCGACCACACGGCCACGCCGGTGCGCGAGCCGGAGCCGACGGCGACCACCCCGCTCACGGCAACCATCGAACCGGAACCGACGGCCACCAGCACGCCCGCGACGACCACCGAGGCGAAGCCGACCGTCACCACCGAGCCCGAGCCGACCGCCACCACCCAGGCAGGGCCGGGCGTCACCATCGAGCCGGAGCTGGCGGCGACCACCGAGGCAGAACCCGCCCCGCAGGTCATCCCGGACGAGCCGGACACGCCGACCGGCCAACCGACGGCCGACACCGCCGCACCCGCCGCGCCCATCGAGACGGCCGAGACCACCGCCCCGCTCGAGACCACCGTGCCTGTCGACACCACCGCCCCCGTCGTGCCCGCCGGAACGCCTGAGACGCCTGAGGCCGCTGAGACCCCTCAGACGGCTGGGACGCCTGAGGCCGCCGAGGGCAGCGCCCCGGCGCCCACCGTCCCCACCGAGGAACCGGCCACCGGCCCGACCCCGGGACCGGGACCGGGACCGGGACCGGGACCGGAGACCGCACCCACCACGCCGACGGCCGCCCAGGACAGCACCATCCCGCAGCCCGACGACGTACCCCCACCCACCCCCACCGGACAGGCGACCGACACCATCACGCCGCCCCCGCCCACCGTCCCCGCCCCACGCAGCAGCGACGAGTCCGCCACCCGCGACGACTTCCGCCGCATCCAGGGCATCGGCCCCAAGATCGCCACGGCGCTCGACAGCGCCGGCATCCGCACCTACCGGCAACTGGCCGACCTGGACGAGACCGCCCTCCGTGAGCTGATCCGGGCCGCCGGGCTCCGCAGCGCCCCCGGCCTGGCAAGCTGGCCCCAGCAGGCCCGCCTGCTCGCCGCGGCCCCCGCCGAGACCGAGAAGATCATGCCCGCCCCCAGCACCCCCTGA
- a CDS encoding FAD-dependent oxidoreductase: MTPQRPHVLVIGAGTGGMCLAHGLRRAGISVAVYERHRTRTDGLLGYRVGIGPTGTRALRECLPPDLFDTFVATCARSPAHFNVISEKMRQTASFDLRPDTDPADTDRSVSRMTLRQILLTGMEDIVHFDKTCTGYDQHDDGTVTAHFADGSTAVGDLLVAADGTHSAVRRQYLPHAVIRDSGTINVAVKIPLTDHTRSLLPDRIRKGINLIFASGGLMGVLHVMEFKWQHTGALKSGIGSTDAELLDRWPGLLYDNTSDYIAIVIWSTARRFPPDIMQRRGQDLIRIALDLTTGWHPHLRELIARADPGSAMPIKVATSEPVPPWKPSTVTLLGDAIHTMTPGRGSGANTALRDAALLCRQLTAVATDDKPLLEAVGDYEAQMLPYGFARVADSLRDNGTNGDDTLYHPVIGRLALLGARGYFGVTSRVPRLRKKFVDGFYTYRGAEE, from the coding sequence ATGACACCCCAACGCCCCCACGTACTGGTCATCGGCGCCGGCACCGGCGGAATGTGCCTCGCCCACGGCCTACGCCGCGCCGGCATCAGCGTCGCCGTCTACGAACGACACCGCACCCGCACCGACGGCCTCCTCGGCTACCGCGTCGGCATCGGACCCACCGGCACCCGAGCCCTCCGCGAATGCCTACCACCCGACCTGTTCGACACCTTCGTCGCCACCTGCGCCCGCTCCCCCGCCCACTTCAACGTCATCAGCGAGAAGATGCGCCAGACCGCCTCCTTCGACCTGCGACCCGACACCGACCCCGCCGACACCGACCGCTCCGTCTCCCGGATGACCCTGCGCCAGATCCTCCTCACCGGCATGGAGGACATCGTCCACTTCGACAAGACCTGCACCGGCTACGACCAACACGACGACGGCACCGTCACCGCCCACTTCGCCGACGGCAGCACCGCCGTGGGCGACCTGCTCGTCGCCGCCGACGGCACCCACTCCGCCGTCCGCCGCCAGTACCTCCCCCACGCCGTCATCCGCGACTCCGGCACCATCAACGTCGCCGTGAAGATCCCCCTCACCGACCACACCCGAAGCCTGCTACCCGACCGCATCCGCAAAGGCATCAACCTGATCTTCGCCAGCGGCGGACTGATGGGCGTCCTGCACGTCATGGAATTCAAGTGGCAACACACCGGCGCCCTCAAGTCCGGCATCGGCAGCACCGACGCCGAACTCCTCGACCGCTGGCCCGGACTCCTCTACGACAACACCAGCGACTACATCGCCATCGTCATCTGGAGCACCGCCCGCCGATTCCCACCCGACATCATGCAGCGCCGCGGCCAGGACCTGATCCGGATCGCCCTCGACCTGACCACCGGCTGGCACCCCCACCTCCGCGAACTCATCGCCCGCGCCGACCCGGGCAGCGCCATGCCCATCAAGGTCGCTACCAGCGAACCCGTCCCACCCTGGAAACCCAGCACCGTCACCCTGCTCGGCGATGCCATCCACACCATGACCCCCGGCCGCGGCAGCGGCGCCAACACCGCCCTCCGCGACGCCGCGCTCCTCTGCCGACAACTCACCGCCGTCGCCACCGACGACAAACCACTACTGGAAGCCGTCGGCGACTACGAAGCGCAGATGCTCCCCTACGGTTTCGCCCGGGTCGCCGACTCACTCAGGGACAACGGCACCAACGGCGACGACACCCTCTACCACCCCGTGATCGGACGCCTCGCCCTACTCGGCGCACGCGGCTACTTCGGAGTCACCAGCCGGGTACCCCGCCTACGCAAGAAGTTCGTCGACGGCTTCTACACCTACCGGGGCGCCGAGGAATGA
- a CDS encoding TcmI family type II polyketide cyclase — MSRLLIVSRIIPGSEGPVADIFAESDATGLPAMTGVRHRSLYSLHDLYVHLMETADVDPGAVADARNHPLYLRVNERLSAHTSPYLPTWRSPRDAIAGCFYRWDATTTPSTGTTD; from the coding sequence ATGAGTCGACTACTCATCGTCAGCCGGATCATCCCCGGCTCCGAAGGCCCGGTGGCCGACATCTTCGCCGAATCCGACGCCACCGGCCTACCCGCCATGACCGGCGTCCGACACCGCTCCCTCTACAGCCTGCACGACCTGTACGTCCACCTGATGGAAACCGCCGACGTCGACCCCGGCGCGGTCGCCGACGCCCGCAACCACCCCCTCTACCTCCGGGTCAACGAACGACTCTCCGCCCACACCTCCCCCTACCTACCCACCTGGCGCTCACCCCGCGACGCCATCGCCGGCTGCTTCTACCGGTGGGACGCCACCACCACCCCGTCCACCGGCACCACCGACTGA
- a CDS encoding AfsR/SARP family transcriptional regulator produces MPTPAAQIRLLLLGGFRLLHDDTPVTVPRGLQRIIALIGLRPGATRSHLAGLLWPDATEERALSSLRTALWRLRQDPYCPLRTDGDTVHLDPRVSLDVDDLVHTAAHLHDTNHPALDALAAGRHDLLPGWYDDWVLLERERLRQLRLHMLEQLARNHLQAGRHGEALQAALEAMAAEPLRETPHRLVVQIHLAEGNAFEALHAFYVYRDLILRELHLEPSAAMCALLDDTLAPIRRRTTPPHPRPPTRPTRSQP; encoded by the coding sequence ATGCCGACACCCGCCGCACAGATCCGCCTGCTGCTACTCGGCGGCTTCCGCCTCCTCCACGACGACACACCCGTCACCGTCCCCCGCGGCCTGCAACGGATCATCGCCCTCATCGGACTACGCCCCGGCGCCACCCGCAGCCACCTCGCCGGACTCCTCTGGCCCGACGCCACCGAGGAACGCGCCCTCTCCTCCCTCCGCACCGCCCTCTGGCGACTCCGCCAGGACCCCTACTGCCCCCTCCGCACCGACGGCGACACCGTCCACCTCGACCCCCGGGTCAGCCTGGACGTCGACGACCTCGTCCACACCGCCGCCCACCTCCACGACACCAACCACCCTGCCCTCGACGCCCTCGCCGCCGGCCGCCACGACCTGCTCCCCGGCTGGTACGACGACTGGGTCCTCCTCGAACGCGAACGACTCCGGCAACTACGCCTCCACATGCTCGAACAGCTGGCCCGCAACCACCTCCAGGCCGGCCGGCACGGCGAAGCCCTCCAAGCCGCCCTCGAAGCCATGGCCGCCGAACCCCTCCGGGAAACCCCCCACCGCCTCGTGGTGCAGATCCACCTCGCCGAAGGCAACGCCTTCGAAGCCCTGCACGCCTTCTACGTCTACCGCGACCTGATCCTGCGCGAACTGCACCTCGAACCCTCCGCCGCGATGTGCGCCCTCCTCGACGACACCCTCGCCCCGATCCGCCGCCGCACCACCCCACCCCACCCCCGCCCACCGACCCGCCCCACCCGATCCCAACCCTGA
- a CDS encoding TcmI family type II polyketide cyclase has product MDRSLIVAKVLPTAETRVAEIFAESDATELPRLVGVRHRSLYRLHDLYVHLLETDSSGAGTVENARQHPEFRRVSDRLRPFISPYLPTWRSPQDAMARCFYRWDASSNGRRP; this is encoded by the coding sequence ATGGACCGTTCGTTGATCGTGGCGAAGGTGCTGCCGACCGCGGAGACGCGGGTCGCGGAGATCTTCGCGGAGTCGGACGCGACGGAGTTGCCGCGCCTGGTGGGGGTACGGCACCGGTCGTTGTACCGGCTGCACGACCTCTACGTGCATCTGTTGGAGACGGATTCCTCGGGGGCGGGGACGGTGGAGAACGCCCGCCAGCATCCGGAGTTCCGTCGGGTCAGTGACCGGTTGCGTCCGTTCATCTCGCCGTACCTGCCGACGTGGCGGTCGCCGCAGGACGCGATGGCGCGGTGTTTCTACCGGTGGGACGCCTCGTCGAACGGGCGTCGGCCGTGA
- a CDS encoding SRPBCC family protein, with protein MTVTRGPDAAALATEITDILVAHCGLDPGAAGRAPAATLAELGMDSLALLELQAVVADRYRVRIPAETAELSIAAVADLVAEQTVAPQHRAGPSEHAHRAVPPQRPDRAGPPAAGVDPTAAPTDQTAAPTDRAGGSTEQTDASGSPGGSGAPGHTENSIVIGAPLPLVWNVTNDVEGWPDLFTEYQSAQVLHRDGDTVRFRLTMHPDPDGTVWSWVSERTADPVTRQVHAHRVETGPFEYMRLHWLYSTEPDGGTRMTWIQDFDLRADAPIDNRAMEVRLNTNTPQQMAIIRDKIEQLARQRGLEVDDDE; from the coding sequence ATGACCGTCACCAGAGGACCGGACGCGGCGGCACTGGCCACCGAGATCACCGACATCCTCGTCGCGCACTGCGGGCTGGACCCGGGGGCCGCCGGCCGGGCGCCGGCGGCCACGTTGGCGGAGCTCGGCATGGATTCGTTGGCCCTGTTGGAGTTGCAGGCGGTGGTCGCCGACCGGTACCGGGTGCGGATTCCGGCCGAGACGGCGGAGTTGAGTATCGCCGCGGTCGCCGACCTGGTCGCCGAGCAGACCGTTGCGCCGCAGCACCGGGCCGGTCCGTCGGAGCATGCCCACCGGGCGGTTCCGCCGCAGCGTCCCGACCGGGCCGGTCCGCCGGCGGCGGGCGTGGACCCCACCGCCGCGCCGACCGACCAGACCGCCGCGCCGACCGACCGTGCCGGCGGGTCGACCGAGCAGACCGACGCGTCCGGGTCGCCCGGCGGGTCCGGCGCGCCCGGGCACACCGAGAACAGCATCGTGATCGGCGCGCCGTTGCCGCTGGTCTGGAACGTCACCAACGACGTGGAGGGCTGGCCGGACCTGTTCACCGAGTACCAGTCGGCGCAGGTGCTGCACCGCGACGGGGACACGGTGCGGTTCCGGTTGACCATGCATCCCGACCCGGACGGCACGGTGTGGAGCTGGGTCAGCGAACGCACCGCCGACCCGGTCACCCGGCAGGTGCATGCGCACCGGGTGGAGACCGGGCCGTTCGAGTACATGCGACTGCACTGGCTCTACAGCACCGAGCCCGACGGGGGCACCCGGATGACCTGGATCCAGGACTTCGACCTGCGCGCGGACGCGCCGATCGACAACCGGGCCATGGAGGTCCGGCTCAACACGAACACCCCACAGCAGATGGCGATCATCCGGGACAAGATCGAGCAGCTGGCCCGGCAGCGTGGCCTGGAGGTCGACGACGATGAGTGA
- a CDS encoding cupin domain-containing protein: MSETRDRVIAARDVVADRRRGAELRVLLGPKTVGSTSGFMGVAVLRPGERIAEHYHPYSEEFLYVARGVLTVDLDDRPVPLAAGEALFVPVNVRHRLRNTGDELAEVVFQLGPLAPRPELGHVDTEAAPAGAPSSGVAAQPGPVDTGVTVEATS, translated from the coding sequence ATGAGTGAGACCCGCGACCGGGTGATCGCCGCCCGTGACGTTGTCGCCGACCGGCGGCGTGGTGCGGAGCTGCGGGTGCTGCTCGGCCCGAAGACGGTGGGTTCGACCAGCGGATTCATGGGGGTGGCGGTGTTGCGGCCCGGGGAGCGCATCGCCGAGCACTACCACCCGTACAGTGAGGAGTTCCTGTACGTCGCCCGGGGTGTGCTCACCGTGGACCTGGACGACCGGCCGGTGCCGTTGGCGGCGGGTGAGGCGCTGTTCGTGCCGGTGAACGTGCGGCACCGGTTGCGGAACACCGGCGACGAGCTGGCCGAGGTGGTGTTCCAGCTGGGGCCGTTGGCGCCGCGTCCGGAACTCGGCCACGTCGACACCGAGGCGGCGCCCGCCGGCGCGCCGTCGTCCGGTGTGGCGGCGCAGCCGGGGCCGGTGGACACGGGCGTGACAGTGGAGGCGACGTCGTGA
- a CDS encoding beta-ketoacyl-[acyl-carrier-protein] synthase family protein encodes MTGRRTVVTGIGVVAPGGATRDRFWKGITEGRTATRRISFFDPSAFRSQIAAECDFDPDAAGLGLAERLRADRYVQFALACSIEALADSGLDLTDAVRDRAGVVLGTAVGGTMALEQEYVRASDQGRNWLVDPTRTGPYLYQALVPSSLAADVACRHGLHGPAQVVSTGCTSGIDAIGYAHQLIVDGEADVVVAGASDSPISPVTVASFDAIGATSPDNDDPAHASRPFDAHRRGFVLAEGAAVLVLEEAGHARRRGAHVYCEVAGYASRSNGYHMTGLRPDGVEMALAIDDAMRQARIGPDDVSYVSAHGSGTRQNDRHETAAFKRALGAAAYRVPVSSIKSMVGHSLGAIGSIEMAACALAIEYGVVPPTANWTTRDPECDLDYVPNVAREVPVDVAVSVGSGFGGFQSAMVFRRLRGSVPR; translated from the coding sequence GTGACCGGGCGCCGCACGGTGGTGACCGGCATCGGGGTGGTCGCTCCGGGCGGCGCCACCCGGGACCGGTTCTGGAAGGGCATCACCGAGGGGCGTACCGCCACCCGCCGGATCAGCTTCTTCGACCCGTCGGCGTTCCGGTCCCAGATCGCCGCCGAGTGTGACTTCGACCCGGACGCCGCCGGTCTCGGTCTGGCCGAACGGCTGCGCGCCGACCGGTACGTGCAGTTCGCGTTGGCGTGCTCCATCGAGGCGCTCGCCGACAGTGGACTGGACCTCACCGACGCGGTACGGGACCGGGCCGGGGTGGTGCTCGGTACGGCGGTGGGCGGCACGATGGCGCTGGAGCAGGAGTACGTGCGGGCCAGCGACCAGGGCCGCAACTGGCTGGTCGACCCGACCCGCACCGGCCCGTACCTGTACCAGGCGTTGGTGCCGAGCAGTCTGGCCGCCGACGTGGCCTGCCGGCACGGGCTGCACGGGCCGGCGCAGGTGGTGTCCACCGGCTGCACGTCCGGTATCGACGCGATCGGCTACGCCCACCAGTTGATCGTGGACGGGGAGGCCGACGTGGTGGTGGCCGGGGCGTCGGACTCGCCGATCTCGCCGGTGACGGTGGCGTCGTTCGACGCGATCGGCGCGACCAGCCCCGACAACGACGATCCGGCGCACGCGTCCCGCCCGTTCGACGCGCACCGGCGCGGGTTCGTGCTGGCCGAGGGGGCGGCGGTGCTGGTGCTGGAGGAGGCCGGGCACGCCCGGCGGCGGGGCGCGCACGTGTACTGCGAGGTGGCCGGGTACGCCAGCCGCAGCAACGGCTACCACATGACCGGGTTGCGGCCGGACGGGGTGGAGATGGCGCTGGCGATCGACGACGCGATGCGGCAGGCCCGGATCGGCCCGGACGACGTGTCGTACGTCAGCGCGCACGGTTCGGGGACCCGGCAGAACGACCGGCACGAGACGGCGGCGTTCAAGCGGGCCCTGGGCGCGGCGGCGTACCGGGTGCCGGTGAGTTCGATCAAGTCGATGGTGGGGCATTCGCTGGGGGCGATCGGGTCGATCGAGATGGCGGCCTGCGCGTTGGCCATCGAGTACGGGGTGGTGCCGCCGACGGCGAACTGGACCACCCGGGACCCGGAGTGCGACCTGGACTACGTGCCGAACGTGGCCCGGGAGGTGCCGGTCGACGTGGCGGTGTCGGTGGGCAGCGGCTTCGGTGGCTTCCAGTCCGCGATGGTCTTCCGCCGGTTACGTGGGTCGGTGCCGCGGTGA
- a CDS encoding beta-ketoacyl synthase N-terminal-like domain-containing protein translates to MTARAVVTGIGVVAPSGVGVDAHWRSVTAGTRSTGPITLFDPDHRYPTRIAGEVAGFDAGRYVDNRRLVQTDRWTHLGFAATTLALADAGLPEQAPDPYGYAVTLASSSGGNLFGQRELQRLWGGPSRTVGAYQSIAWFYAASVGQVSIHHQFKGPCGVLVTEAAGGLDSLAHAVRTIRRGTPVVIAGATECPLSPYALACQLRSGLLSPVDDPERAYQPFDVDAAGYVPAEGGAVFVVEERGHAVARGARIYGEVAGWGATHDAAHTGPESAGDPVQYARAVRSALDRAGTGPDEVDVVLPDALGVARYDRSEAEALRRVFGARPVPVTTQKPLTGRAHQGGSALDVATALLAMRHDLLPASAGPRRPADGCELEFLRRPRRPETGVAVVCARGFDGFNSALVLRGARPGSDGGAGA, encoded by the coding sequence GTGACCGCGCGGGCGGTGGTGACCGGCATCGGGGTGGTCGCCCCGAGTGGTGTCGGCGTGGACGCGCACTGGCGTTCGGTCACCGCCGGCACCCGGTCGACCGGGCCGATCACCCTGTTCGACCCGGACCACCGCTATCCGACCCGGATCGCCGGGGAGGTGGCCGGGTTCGACGCCGGCCGGTACGTCGACAACCGGCGGCTGGTGCAGACCGACCGGTGGACGCACCTCGGGTTCGCGGCGACCACGTTGGCGCTGGCCGACGCCGGTCTGCCGGAACAGGCGCCCGACCCGTACGGGTACGCGGTGACGTTGGCGAGTTCGTCGGGGGGGAACCTGTTCGGGCAGCGGGAGCTGCAACGGTTGTGGGGCGGGCCGTCGCGGACGGTCGGGGCGTACCAGTCGATCGCCTGGTTCTACGCGGCCAGCGTCGGGCAGGTGTCCATCCACCACCAGTTCAAGGGCCCGTGCGGGGTGCTGGTCACCGAGGCGGCGGGCGGGTTGGACAGCCTGGCGCACGCGGTGCGGACGATCCGGCGGGGCACCCCGGTGGTGATCGCCGGGGCGACCGAGTGTCCGCTGAGCCCGTACGCGCTGGCCTGTCAGCTGCGGTCCGGGCTGCTCAGTCCGGTGGACGACCCGGAGCGGGCGTACCAGCCGTTCGACGTGGACGCCGCCGGTTACGTGCCCGCCGAGGGCGGCGCGGTGTTCGTGGTGGAGGAGCGCGGGCACGCGGTGGCGCGGGGCGCGCGGATCTACGGCGAGGTGGCCGGGTGGGGGGCCACCCACGACGCCGCGCACACCGGCCCGGAGTCCGCCGGTGACCCGGTGCAGTACGCGCGGGCGGTGCGGTCGGCCCTGGACCGGGCCGGCACCGGCCCGGACGAGGTGGACGTGGTGCTGCCGGACGCGCTGGGGGTGGCCCGGTACGACCGCAGTGAAGCCGAGGCGCTGCGGCGGGTGTTCGGGGCCCGCCCGGTGCCGGTGACCACGCAGAAACCACTGACCGGGCGGGCCCACCAGGGCGGGTCGGCGCTGGACGTGGCGACCGCGCTGCTGGCGATGCGGCACGACCTGCTGCCCGCGTCGGCCGGGCCACGTCGCCCGGCCGACGGGTGCGAACTGGAGTTCCTGCGGCGGCCCCGGCGGCCGGAGACCGGGGTCGCGGTGGTGTGCGCCCGCGGCTTCGACGGTTTCAACAGCGCACTGGTGCTGCGCGGGGCGCGGCCGGGTTCAGATGGGGGTGCCGGAGCATGA
- a CDS encoding antibiotic biosynthesis monooxygenase family protein, which produces MTEQRARVLFMVRVAADRTADFLRAYEMVRHEVNEVPGHLVDQICRSAADPEQWLVTSEWVTLADFEAWERSPGHRELVRPMRECFTDARSLRFLVHAQTPEPEAARR; this is translated from the coding sequence ATGACCGAGCAGCGGGCGCGGGTGCTGTTCATGGTGCGGGTGGCGGCGGACCGGACCGCGGACTTCCTCCGGGCATACGAGATGGTGCGGCACGAGGTCAACGAGGTGCCGGGACACCTGGTGGACCAGATCTGCCGGTCCGCGGCCGACCCGGAGCAGTGGCTGGTGACCAGTGAGTGGGTGACGTTGGCCGATTTCGAGGCGTGGGAACGCAGCCCCGGGCACCGGGAGCTGGTGCGGCCGATGCGGGAGTGTTTCACCGACGCCCGGTCGCTGCGGTTCCTGGTGCACGCGCAGACCCCGGAGCCGGAGGCGGCCCGCCGGTAG
- a CDS encoding DUF190 domain-containing protein, whose protein sequence is MRELGLTRMVKVEVVTRGVDADAVRTLLHTSAVRGWTSLSGVSGFGHHGTHEGRLLFNDRDGLVMVIAVLPYERAHPVVTGLRDILADRPGVMFVSDAWVSRPDYFATE, encoded by the coding sequence ATGAGAGAGCTGGGACTGACCCGCATGGTCAAGGTCGAGGTCGTCACCCGCGGCGTGGACGCCGACGCCGTCCGCACGCTGCTGCACACGTCCGCCGTGCGCGGCTGGACCAGCCTCAGCGGCGTGTCCGGCTTCGGTCACCACGGCACCCACGAGGGCCGGCTGCTGTTCAACGACCGGGACGGACTCGTCATGGTCATCGCCGTCCTGCCGTACGAGCGGGCCCACCCGGTCGTCACCGGGCTGCGGGACATCCTCGCCGACCGGCCGGGCGTCATGTTCGTCAGCGACGCCTGGGTCAGCCGACCCGACTACTTCGCCACGGAGTGA